The following proteins are encoded in a genomic region of Methanoculleus bourgensis MS2:
- a CDS encoding transposase produces the protein MVISYSGTVNLVGFGYNADEVWLPQVNITLFSATDTGLPLMIRVLPGLVRDVATPVRSLQEIDITWTNLVLDREFVLEANKTLLREARIPFVLPQRRNSTWYETQIHLIDHFFYHKQLIRAGRTLIASAMTAEPREVYDLYKSRNLIEDHFVAFRGLIQADNRYLRDATAVFGHVFVGFLCLYLYCRILNRIKQAGMTAHLSPQGLLLKLSKVYAVENEGEGRPPRCPNRSRRSRRNSNSTYSLMDEKLGFKTPLSLRDSDRAITGEKVHLI, from the coding sequence GTGGTCATCTCGTACTCCGGGACCGTGAACCTCGTGGGGTTCGGCTACAACGCCGACGAGGTCTGGTTGCCGCAGGTCAACATCACGCTCTTCAGCGCGACCGATACCGGACTCCCATTGATGATCCGGGTTCTGCCTGGTTTGGTCCGGGATGTCGCCACCCCGGTCCGGTCACTGCAGGAGATCGACATCACCTGGACAAACCTCGTCCTCGACCGGGAATTCGTCTTGGAGGCGAATAAGACCCTCCTGCGGGAGGCCAGGATCCCGTTTGTCCTTCCGCAGCGCCGCAACAGCACCTGGTACGAGACCCAGATCCATCTCATCGACCATTTCTTCTATCACAAGCAGCTGATCCGCGCCGGCCGGACCCTGATAGCTTCCGCGATGACGGCGGAGCCCCGGGAGGTCTACGACCTCTACAAGTCCCGGAACCTGATTGAAGACCATTTTGTCGCGTTTAGAGGCCTGATCCAGGCGGATAACCGCTACCTCCGGGACGCAACGGCGGTCTTCGGCCACGTCTTCGTCGGGTTCCTCTGTCTCTACCTCTATTGCCGGATCCTGAACCGCATCAAGCAGGCGGGGATGACGGCACACCTCTCGCCCCAGGGTCTGCTCCTGAAACTCTCAAAAGTCTATGCGGTGGAGAACGAGGGGGAAGGCAGACCACCGAGGTGCCCAAACAGGTCCAGAAGATCGCGGAGAAACTCGAACTCGACATATTCCTTAATGGATGAGAAGTTAGGGTTCAAGACACCGCTCTCCCTCAGGGATTCAGATAGGGCCATTACAGGTGAGAAAGTACATTTGATTTGA
- a CDS encoding Nmad3 family putative nucleotide modification protein, with amino-acid sequence MAGMAVYDPRKEGEDRFEGFTFSSLEEKGRLQYFFHCPASKLPVRDVLNLHRQGNKTEPHIEIGAENYQNRCYYPNNILPHLKSAERYLFLFTMCEDPIHRYYKRKVIVGYIEKSGSVYSPSAGERPDRYAVKGDVRIYSFDDAIPIDEPPLNYSRYTRTHLVCEDDTRAILGRFSGRKDITEACVREIQRLDEQNPKASKTCRVLRGQDCPFQRTECRRWNLPRKAMLLRVGIDKGNGGVLAPLFENGSFEYIPIPETEESAEERTYETTIGRNGVPLSNYLPKRMSQMKLHFDPEFETPSYGDMPSKKAYLKKLNHGDLLVFYAGLTPYGHTGAQEGLYIIGYFTVDEVVDFSDLTPKERKVRAVRLSNNAHLRRTESNDETIIVTGKPGLSRLLDRAILISAPRQAKNGRMYHAVSEEIENRLGISGSIQRCMPPRFVEGKESFENLLRMLNL; translated from the coding sequence ATGGCAGGTATGGCAGTGTATGATCCCCGGAAGGAGGGTGAAGATCGGTTTGAAGGATTCACGTTCTCTTCGCTGGAAGAGAAAGGGCGTCTCCAGTACTTCTTTCACTGTCCTGCTTCTAAACTGCCGGTTCGGGATGTCCTGAACCTGCACCGGCAGGGCAATAAGACGGAGCCGCACATCGAGATCGGGGCAGAAAACTACCAGAATCGGTGTTATTACCCGAATAATATCCTACCGCATCTCAAGAGTGCTGAAAGATATCTCTTCCTCTTCACAATGTGCGAGGACCCCATTCACCGTTACTATAAGAGGAAAGTCATAGTGGGGTACATCGAAAAGTCGGGTTCTGTGTATTCTCCCTCTGCCGGGGAAAGACCCGACAGGTATGCGGTGAAAGGGGATGTCCGCATCTATTCGTTCGATGATGCAATCCCCATCGACGAACCTCCCCTGAATTACTCGCGGTATACACGCACGCATCTTGTCTGCGAAGATGACACACGAGCGATCCTCGGACGCTTTTCGGGAAGAAAGGACATTACCGAGGCATGCGTGCGCGAAATACAGCGGCTGGACGAGCAGAATCCAAAAGCGAGTAAAACCTGCCGCGTACTCAGGGGGCAGGACTGCCCTTTCCAGAGAACAGAGTGCCGCCGGTGGAACCTTCCTCGGAAGGCCATGCTGTTGCGGGTAGGTATCGATAAAGGGAACGGCGGCGTTCTGGCACCACTCTTTGAGAACGGGTCGTTCGAGTATATCCCCATCCCGGAGACCGAGGAGTCGGCAGAAGAGAGGACTTATGAAACCACGATAGGGAGAAACGGGGTTCCGCTCTCGAATTACCTGCCGAAGCGGATGTCGCAGATGAAATTGCATTTCGACCCAGAGTTCGAAACGCCGAGTTACGGGGATATGCCTTCGAAGAAAGCGTATCTCAAGAAACTGAATCACGGCGATTTACTCGTCTTTTATGCCGGCCTGACGCCGTACGGTCATACTGGGGCACAGGAAGGGCTCTATATCATCGGATACTTTACTGTCGACGAAGTCGTTGATTTCAGCGACCTGACTCCAAAGGAACGAAAAGTGAGAGCTGTTCGGCTCTCGAATAATGCTCATCTCAGGCGGACAGAGTCCAACGATGAGACAATCATCGTCACCGGAAAACCGGGACTGAGCAGGCTCCTTGATCGTGCGATACTTATCAGCGCACCTAGGCAAGCGAAGAATGGCAGGATGTATCATGCAGTCTCAGAGGAGATCGAGAATCGTCTCGGCATCTCCGGGTCCATTCAGCGGTGCATGCCGCCACGGTTCGTCGAAGGTAAAGAGTCGTTTGAAAATCTGCTCCGGATGCTTAACCTCTAA